From the Pomacea canaliculata isolate SZHN2017 linkage group LG4, ASM307304v1, whole genome shotgun sequence genome, one window contains:
- the LOC112562613 gene encoding major facilitator superfamily domain-containing protein 4A-like: MDSVRLRKLSETLWMFWAFALVGFDNAVLGPCLPDLQARVGASLDSMSFVFVLQGIGFLTGLLIGLLLDRNSSHRRFLIGVYVFLGSAVNMSLPMVPHFAYLLSMFFLQGVTKGLVDFGVLSLCNVLHENNKAVVLQFVVTGAGVGTFLTPFIAKPFVNDHLTTTDASSSAMGNASGCIAVHREARDVAREFLIGNTSWREPVVHQMTEVGAQASGADVRIPFVIIGAMAIPAGVAFLYFHYTNKDASELPTKGSDSHHIQVDPEKSKGATMGVNVFRVLVAVLHFPVFGMLITYAGLLTTLGALSPLCMTPQEMSFVIVVLWASFSLGRVINIAMVTCIPPFLLITLNSIGLIITGLVLLAKALEDTLVLWFATAGFGFFLSPFLPGFMSWSNGYYPISGAFINACLFISGLGEMLLPFAGSLLLTYLSGTALLVFLVSVSVVMFCLFLLTSSLARRLLTC, encoded by the exons ATGGATAGCGTTCGACTCCGAAAACTGAGTGAGACTCTGTGGATGTTCTGGGCCTTCGCCCTCGTG GGCTTTGACAACGCTGTCCTGGGACCCTGTCTGCCGGACCTGCAGGCGCGAGTAGGGGCCAGTCTTGACAGCATGTCCTTCGTCTTCGTCCTGCAAGGCATCGGCTTTCTAACGGGACTCCTGATTGGACTTCTCCTGGACCGGAATTCCTCACATCGACGGTTTCTGATCGGCGTTTACGTCTTTCTCGGCAGCGCCGTCAACATGTCATTGCCGATGGTTCCTCACTTCGCCTATCTCTTGTCCATGTTCTTTCTGCAGGGAGTGACGAAGGGACTCGTGGATTTCG GCGTGCTGTCGCTATGCAACGTGCTGCACGAGAACAACAAGGCCGTCGTCCTTCAGTTCGTCGTGACAGGAGCGGGAGTCGGTACTTTCCTCACCCCCTTCATCGCCAAGCCCTTCGTTAACGATCACTTGACAACCACAGATGCGTCCTCATCGGCCATGGGCAATGCCAGTGGATGTATCGCCGTTCATAGAGAAGCTCGAGACGTGGCACGAGAGTTCCTCATCGGCAACACGTCATGGCGCGAGCCCGTGGTGCACCAGATGACAGAAGTCGGTGCTCAAGCATCAGGTGCGGACGTCCGGATTCCGTTCGTGATAATAGGGGCAATGGCCATTCCAGCAGGGGtggcttttctgtattttcactACACCAACAAGGATGCTTCTGAGTTGCCTACGAAAGGGTCTGACAGTCACCATATCCAGGTAGATCCTGAGAAGTCAAAGGGTGCGACCATGGGTGTCAACGTGTTTCGGGTTCTGGTGGCCGTGTTGCACTTTCCCGTGTTTGGCATGTTGATCACGTATGCTGGTTTGCTGACGACACTCGGCGCACTATCCCCCTTGTGCATGACTCCCCAGGAAATGAGCTTTGTCATCGTGGTGCTGTGGGCCTCCTTTTCGCTGGGTCGAGTGATCAACATTGCCATGGTGACGTGCATCCCGCCCTTCTTGCTCATCACACTCAATTCGATTGGCCTTATAATCACGGGTCTCGTTCTCCTGGCCAAAGCTTTGGAAGATACACTCGTTCTTTGGTTCGCCACGGCAGGATTTGGTTTCTTCCTGTCGCCTTTCCTGCCAGGGTTCATGTCCTGGAGCAATGGCTACTATCCCATCAGCGGAGCTTTTATCAACGCTTGTCTGTTCATCTCTGGCCTTGGCGAAATGTTGCTACCATTCGCTGGTAGTCTGCTCCTGACTTACCTGAGTGGGACGGCGCTGCTGGTCTTCTTGGTGTCCGTCTCTGTCGTCATGTTCTGTCTCTTCCTTCTCACCAGCAGCCTTGCTCGGCGCTTACTAACTTGCTGA
- the LOC112562614 gene encoding N-acetylneuraminate lyase-like — MEEFHISGLVAATFTPLKANGDIDYDKIDDYCQFLSNEGISQVYVNGSTGEGPSLTTEERMKTTECWVKAGRKNSRMSKILVQVGGTTLRDSIALARHAESEGVAAISSLPPIYFPISTMGDLVEYCRQVAAAAPSTPFYYYHIPAMTRVNLDMATFLETARDVIPTLRGVKYSHQDLVQMCHCLRSRDRHGRAFNILYGCDEQLMAAVVLGADGAIGSTYNHMAGTFHRLLALLSQSDLPGALAEQHRSQDFVQQLYRYGAKTGGSLPTGKAVMSFVGCDVGPVRPPLRSLQPDERSEFYERLKSIGFFEWRK; from the exons ATGGAGGAATTTCACATCAGCGGGCTCGTGGCTGCTACGTTTACACCGTTAAAAGCAAACGG GGATATAGACTATGACAAAATTGACGATTACTGCCAATTCTTGTCCAACGAAGGAATCAGTCAAGTGTACG TCAACGGCTCGACTGGAGAAGGCCCATCTCTGACGACGGAGGAACGGATGAAGACGACGGAATGCTGGGTAAAAGCTGGAAGAAAAAACAGCAG GATGTCGAAGATACTAGTGCAGGTTGGCGGAACCACACTACGAGATTCTATCGCCTTG GCGAGACATGCGGAAAGCGAGGGGGTTGCCGctatttcttctctccctcccatcTACTTCCCCATCAGCACCATGG GAGACTTAGTGGAGTACTGCCGGCAAGTGGCAGCAGCGGCGCCCTCTACACCCTTCTACTACTACCACATACCCGCCATGACCCGCGTCAACT TGGACATGGCCACGTTTCTAGAGACCGCACGTGACGTCATACCGACGCTGCGCGGCGTGAAGTACTCCCATCAGGACCTCGTGCAGATGTGTCACTGTCTGCGCTCACGTGACCGTCATGGCCGCGCCTTCAACATTCTCTACGGCTGCGACGAG CAATTGATGGCAGCTGTGGTTCTGGGGGCTGACGGGGCCATCGGGTCGACGTACAACCACATGGCGGGCACCTTCCATCGTCTCCTGGCGCTGCTGAGTCAGTCGGACCTGCCAGGCGCTCTGGCCGAGCAGCACAGGAGCCAAGACTTCGTTCAGCAACTCTATCGCTATG GTGCCAAAACAGGAGGTTCCTTGCCCACGGGGAAGGCAGTGATGTCGTTTGTAGGATGTGATGTCGGGCCTGTGCGCCCACCACTGAGATCCCTCCAACCCGACGAACGTTCAGAGTTCTACGAACGACTAAAGTCTATTGGGTTTTTTGAATGGCGAAAATAA